One region of Eupeodes corollae chromosome 1, idEupCoro1.1, whole genome shotgun sequence genomic DNA includes:
- the LOC129939083 gene encoding phospholipase A2-like — MKTSLNYFIPILIIITNVLMVTAFQDEAIFEEEDIYNRALPPLPYSGMTVPGTKWCGPGNTSANYDDLGRFRETDKCCRAHDHCPETIESGSTKYSLFNPDMFPRMKCECEQEFLNCLQNVNDFASSTVGRAYFGARSICFKYASPIIHCTQYMEGTFSRRCIKYKFNVEKPHKWQFFDVPYYTAKK, encoded by the exons ATGAAAACtagtttgaattattttattcccATTCTAATCATAATCACTAATGTCTTGATGGTGACAGCATTTCAAGATGAAGCAATATTCGAAGAGGAAGATATTTATAATCGAGCTCTTCCTCCACTTCCTTATTCTGGAATGACAGTTCCTGGCACTAAATGGTGTGGTCCTGGCAATACATCAGCAAACTATGATGATTTGGGAAGATTCCGTGAAACGGATAAGTGTTGTCGAGCACACGATCACTGTCCCGAGACAATCGAATCTGGCAGTACAAAATATTCACTGTTCAATCCGGACATGTTTCCAAG aatgaAATGTGAATGTGAACAAGAATTTCTAAATTGTCTACAAAATGTCAATGATTTTGCCTCAAGTACAGTGGGTCGGGCATATTTTGGTGCAAGAAGTATATGCTTTAAATATGCTTCGCCAATAATTCACTGCACACAATATATGGAAGGGACATTTAGCAGAAGATGCATAAAATATAAGTTCAATGTGGAAAAACCTCACAAGTGGCAATTTTTCGATGTTCCATATTACACGgctaaaaaatag
- the LOC129939082 gene encoding phospholipase A2-like, with product MNYFIGITLLLTANLMLVDLASIENRVPDIVSLLPLPTMPPVVSSIFPGTSNWCGIGVSPPTALTAMGPLNATDSCCLAHQQCEEVIEPIGTLHTLENPSLIKKFSCQCEEDLLNCLKETNDTPSNIFGEAYFGLVDKCFAEEHPVVECVEYQSGPLGAGKRCVNYKFNETQPKMYQYFDVPYYSFALG from the exons atgaattatttcatCGGAATAACTTTGCTCTTGACAGCAAATTTGATGTTAGTCGATCTTGCATCAATTGAAAACCGAGTACCCGATATTGTCAGCTTGTTACCTTTACCAACAATGCCTCCAGTTGTAAGCAGTATTTTCCCCGGCACTAGTAATTGGTGTGGAATCGGTGTTAGCCCACCCACCGCATTAACAGCTATGGGACCACTCAATGCAACTGATAGTTGCTGCCTTGCTCATCAACAATGCGAAGAAGTGATCGAACCAATTGGAACTTTGCATACACTTGAAAATCcatcattaattaaaaa aTTCAGCTGCCAATGTGAAGAAGACCTTCTTAATTGCCTCAAGGAAACCAACGATACACCTTCGAATATTTTTGGAGAAGCTTATTTCGGTCTTGTGGACAAATGCTTTGCCGAAGAACATCCAGTAGTTGAATGTGTTGAATATCAATCGGGACCATTGGGAGCTGGCAAAAGGTgtgttaattataaatttaacgaAACCCAACCAAAAATGTATCAATACTTTGATGTTCCATATTACTCATTTGCTTTgggttaa